In a single window of the Pedococcus dokdonensis genome:
- a CDS encoding ComEA family DNA-binding protein — MPPGPRFLTVPASLQGSRLSGPRAAAAGMVLVVLLATLAFGVRVAWAKAASTPQVVAPSQSGSAVDGRTRSTSNFASSSTASGGGGPPAGTVTVHVVGQVRHPGVFTLPAGSRVGDVVKRAGARTAADLGAINLARPLVDGEQVVVPKPGDAAAGAAGGGPGAVGGGGPGTSAGSGTAPGGGGAGALVAGGQVNLNTATAAQLEELPGVGPVLAQRIIDWRTEHGRFTSVDELGEVSGIGEKIFAALQPKVTV; from the coding sequence ATGCCGCCCGGACCACGGTTCCTCACGGTCCCGGCGTCGCTGCAGGGCTCGCGGCTCAGCGGACCGCGTGCCGCTGCCGCCGGGATGGTGCTGGTGGTGCTGCTCGCCACGCTGGCGTTCGGGGTGCGGGTGGCCTGGGCGAAGGCGGCCAGCACCCCGCAGGTCGTCGCACCGTCACAGAGCGGCTCGGCCGTCGACGGCCGCACCCGCTCGACCAGCAACTTCGCCTCGTCGAGCACGGCCTCGGGCGGAGGTGGACCGCCCGCCGGGACGGTGACGGTGCACGTCGTGGGTCAGGTCAGACACCCCGGAGTGTTCACGTTGCCCGCGGGCTCGCGGGTCGGTGACGTGGTCAAGAGGGCCGGTGCCCGCACGGCAGCCGACCTCGGCGCGATCAACCTCGCCCGACCGCTGGTCGACGGGGAGCAGGTGGTCGTGCCCAAGCCCGGGGACGCCGCGGCCGGAGCGGCTGGCGGGGGTCCCGGGGCCGTCGGAGGGGGCGGCCCGGGGACCTCGGCCGGATCAGGCACGGCGCCGGGTGGCGGAGGAGCGGGAGCGCTGGTCGCGGGGGGCCAGGTGAACCTCAACACCGCGACCGCTGCCCAGCTCGAGGAGCTGCCGGGCGTCGGACCGGTCCTCGCCCAGCGGATCATCGACTGGCGCACCGAGCACGGGCGGTTCACCTCGGTCGACGAGCTGGGTGAGGTCAGTGGCATCGGGGAGAAGATCTTCGCTGCGCTCCAGCCGAAGGTGACGGTGTGA
- a CDS encoding ComEC/Rec2 family competence protein, with protein sequence MSGSRGRRAPGSVPADLRLLLPALAAWSVGASMLGSGIATLLVTAGASLLLAVLLLWRRPLTPDREGRADPGCRAATALVLAAVALVLTSTAGHTAAREAGPIRALARQHASVDLVGVVIRDPVVVGGRRLDGAMLRLSLRVESVTARGSQARVATPVLVIGGPEWEQVRWHERVRVKGILLEAQPGDDVVAVLRPRGAPRPVARPGLVARAAERLRAGLRDAASALPPDARGLVPALVIGDTSRTPPDLTEAMLATGMTHLSAVSGSNVAIVLALALGAARLAGVSRRWRPGVAALVLAGFVVLARPEPSVLRAAAMGAVGLVGLSRSRRAVGIPVLSAAVIALLVVDPWLSRSYGFALSTLATLGLLLFTRTWAEAIGRCLPRRIRSWGPALAIPVAAQATCAPVVVLLQGSVSLVGVVANLLAAPLVAPATIAGVAAAGLAPVWPTGARLVCWVAALPALGIARVARTCATVPGGTLPWPDGAVGAVLLTLLTVAVLLTGRWWLHLARFHPVLAAAVGILTLATSAPTAAVTWPPSGWRFVACDVGQGDALVLATTRGHAVLVDAGPDPSAVNACLRRLDVQVLDSVVLSHLHADHVDGLPGALAGREVRELLVSPVHEPAYQWAQVQGWARARGIPVRDVQAGDRLGWPGVSADVWWPARRISGGSVPNNASLVLAVRSGPVDLLLLGDVERETAHALLLQLRRDPRMAAVAAGFDVVKVAHHGSGNLDEGLLEEVRAPLGVISVGKDNDYGHPAPKALEVLRRNGYAVLRTDQRGDIAIVAIDDDLGVTWRRH encoded by the coding sequence GTGAGCGGGAGTCGTGGTCGCCGTGCGCCCGGGTCGGTCCCGGCGGACCTGAGGCTCCTGCTCCCGGCGCTGGCGGCCTGGTCGGTCGGGGCGTCGATGCTCGGCTCCGGGATCGCGACCCTGCTCGTGACCGCAGGAGCCAGCCTGCTGCTCGCGGTGCTCCTGCTGTGGCGCCGGCCCTTGACCCCCGACCGTGAGGGTCGCGCCGACCCAGGGTGTCGCGCGGCGACCGCACTCGTCCTGGCCGCGGTCGCGCTCGTCCTGACGTCGACGGCGGGTCACACTGCTGCGCGCGAGGCCGGCCCGATCCGGGCACTCGCTCGTCAGCATGCCTCGGTCGACCTGGTCGGCGTCGTCATCCGCGACCCGGTGGTGGTCGGCGGCCGACGGTTGGACGGCGCGATGCTCCGGCTGTCCCTGCGGGTCGAGTCGGTGACGGCCAGGGGGAGCCAGGCACGCGTGGCCACGCCGGTGCTGGTCATCGGCGGGCCGGAGTGGGAGCAGGTCCGCTGGCACGAGCGGGTGCGGGTCAAGGGCATCCTGCTGGAGGCCCAGCCCGGCGACGACGTCGTGGCCGTCCTGCGACCCCGGGGCGCGCCCCGCCCGGTCGCCCGACCCGGTCTCGTCGCGCGAGCCGCCGAACGCCTGCGGGCGGGCCTGCGCGACGCGGCATCGGCGCTGCCGCCCGATGCGCGGGGCCTGGTGCCGGCTCTCGTCATCGGCGACACGAGTCGCACGCCGCCCGACCTGACTGAGGCGATGCTCGCCACCGGGATGACGCACCTGTCGGCCGTCTCGGGCAGCAACGTGGCCATCGTGCTCGCCCTGGCACTCGGCGCAGCGCGTCTGGCCGGCGTCTCCCGGCGCTGGCGACCCGGGGTCGCCGCACTGGTGCTGGCGGGGTTCGTCGTCCTGGCCAGACCCGAGCCGAGCGTCCTGCGGGCCGCGGCGATGGGGGCCGTCGGGCTGGTCGGGCTGAGCCGGTCGAGGCGCGCCGTCGGCATACCCGTGCTGTCGGCGGCCGTCATCGCACTGCTCGTGGTCGACCCGTGGCTGAGCCGCTCCTACGGGTTCGCGTTGTCGACCCTCGCGACCCTCGGCCTGCTGCTCTTCACGCGCACCTGGGCTGAAGCCATCGGGCGGTGCCTGCCGCGGCGGATCAGGTCGTGGGGGCCCGCGCTGGCGATCCCCGTGGCGGCTCAGGCCACCTGCGCGCCGGTGGTCGTGCTCCTGCAGGGCTCGGTGTCGCTGGTCGGCGTGGTCGCCAACCTGCTGGCCGCCCCACTCGTGGCGCCCGCCACGATCGCCGGGGTCGCGGCCGCCGGGCTCGCGCCGGTCTGGCCGACGGGGGCGCGACTCGTCTGCTGGGTGGCGGCCCTGCCCGCCCTGGGGATCGCCAGGGTCGCGCGCACCTGCGCGACCGTCCCTGGCGGCACCCTGCCCTGGCCGGACGGGGCGGTGGGTGCGGTGCTGCTGACCCTGCTCACGGTGGCGGTGCTCCTGACCGGGCGGTGGTGGCTGCACCTGGCGCGGTTCCACCCCGTGCTGGCTGCGGCAGTCGGGATCCTTACCCTGGCGACCAGCGCTCCCACCGCCGCGGTCACCTGGCCCCCGTCCGGCTGGAGGTTCGTGGCCTGCGACGTCGGCCAGGGCGACGCACTGGTCCTCGCGACGACCCGCGGTCACGCCGTGCTGGTGGACGCGGGCCCGGACCCGTCCGCAGTCAACGCCTGCCTGCGCCGGTTGGACGTCCAGGTGCTCGACTCCGTGGTGCTCAGCCACTTGCACGCCGACCACGTCGACGGGCTGCCCGGTGCCCTGGCCGGGCGCGAGGTGCGCGAGCTCCTGGTCAGCCCGGTGCACGAACCTGCCTACCAGTGGGCGCAAGTGCAGGGCTGGGCGCGTGCCCGGGGGATCCCGGTCCGCGACGTCCAGGCCGGCGACCGGCTGGGCTGGCCCGGGGTGTCGGCCGACGTGTGGTGGCCCGCTCGCCGCATCTCTGGCGGGTCGGTCCCCAACAACGCCAGTCTGGTGCTCGCGGTCCGCAGTGGGCCGGTCGACCTGCTGCTGCTCGGGGACGTCGAACGCGAGACGGCGCACGCCCTGCTCCTGCAGCTCCGTCGTGATCCGCGGATGGCGGCGGTGGCGGCCGGGTTCGACGTCGTCAAAGTGGCCCACCACGGGTCCGGCAACCTCGACGAGGGTCTCCTCGAGGAGGTGCGGGCGCCCCTCGGCGTCATCAGTGTCGGCAAGGACAACGACTACGGACACCCGGCACCCAAGGCACTGGAAGTGCTGCGCCGCAACGGGTATGCCGTGCTGCGGACCGACCAGCGCGGCGACATCGCCATCGTGGCGATCGACGACGACCTGGGCGTCACCTGGCGTCGACACTAA